The genomic DNA AGTACACGCGGACGGGAGTTCACAAATGAGTACTGCTCAATTGCCAGTTGCTCCGCCGACACCGTGGGTCGACGGGCTAACGATCGGACAAGTGTTGCGAGAGACCGCACGTCAATACCCGGATGACGACGCGATTGTCTTCTGCGGGCCGGGCGTTCGGGTCAGTTGGTCCGAGCTGGATCGCGAAGTCGATCTAGTCGCTCGCGGCCTACTGGCGTTGGGCTTCGTTCCCGGCGACCACTTCGGCGTCTGGGCGACCAACGTTCCCGAATGGGTTCTGCTGCAATTCGCCACCGCGCGGATCGGCGTCGTGCTGGTCAACATCAACCCATCGTACCGGGCGGGCGAACTGAAGTTTGTGCTCAAACAAGCCGATGTCCGCGGCTTGGCGTTGATCGATCATTATAAGACGATGCACTTTCAAGAAATTCTTCTCGAAGCGGCGCCAGATCTGGCCTCATCGACGCCCGGACACCTGCACAGCCCAACGTTTCCCCGTCTGCGTTGGATCGTCGAGATGCGTGGCCATCAGCCGTCGTTTGGATTGTCGTGGTACGATCTGATGTCGGGGGCCGTCTCGGTACCACAAGCCTGTGTCGACGAAGTTGCCGAACGCTTGAACCCGAACCGCGCGATCAACATTCAGTTCACTTCCGGCACGACCGGGCATCCCAAAGGGGCGACGCTGTCGCATCGCAACGTCCTCTTAAACGCTTTCTACGCCGGCCAATCGCAGCGGCTAGGACCGCGCGACCGCGTCTGCCTGCCGGTGCCTCTGTACCATTGTTTCGGTTGTGTCCTGGGGACAATGTGCTGCATCGTGCACGGATCGGCAATGATCTTCCCGTCGGAATGCTTTCATCCCGGAGAGACGTTGGCGGCGATCGAATCGCAGCGTTGCACGGCGATCTATGGCGTGCCGACGATGTTTATCGCTCAACTGGAAAATCCGACGTTCTCCAAACACGACCTCTCGTCGCTGCGGACAGGGATCATGGCAGGCAGTCCCTGTCCGATCGAATTAATGCGACGCGTCACGCAAGAGATGGGAGCCAGCGAAATCACGATCGGATACGGCCAAACGGAAGCTTCTCCGTTGATCACGCAGACACGCACCGACGACCCGATCGAATTGCGAGTCGGCACGGTCGGGCGGCCACTGCCCGGATTTGAAGCCAAGATTGTCGATCCCGATACCGGCGCCGAACTTGGCGACGGCCAACAGGGCGAATTTTGCGGCCGCGGCCACGGGGTGATGATTGGTTATTACCACCAGCCCGATAAAACCGCCGCCGCAATCGATCGCGATGGCTGGCTGCACACCGGCGATCTCGGCATGCGACAACCCAATGGCTACTACCGAATCACGGGCCGGTTGAACGACATGATCATTCGCGGCGGCGAAAACATCTATCCCCGCGAGATCGAAGAGCGGCTGTACGAACACCCGGCGGTGGAAGAAGTGCAGATCGTTGG from Rosistilla carotiformis includes the following:
- a CDS encoding AMP-binding protein, producing the protein MSTAQLPVAPPTPWVDGLTIGQVLRETARQYPDDDAIVFCGPGVRVSWSELDREVDLVARGLLALGFVPGDHFGVWATNVPEWVLLQFATARIGVVLVNINPSYRAGELKFVLKQADVRGLALIDHYKTMHFQEILLEAAPDLASSTPGHLHSPTFPRLRWIVEMRGHQPSFGLSWYDLMSGAVSVPQACVDEVAERLNPNRAINIQFTSGTTGHPKGATLSHRNVLLNAFYAGQSQRLGPRDRVCLPVPLYHCFGCVLGTMCCIVHGSAMIFPSECFHPGETLAAIESQRCTAIYGVPTMFIAQLENPTFSKHDLSSLRTGIMAGSPCPIELMRRVTQEMGASEITIGYGQTEASPLITQTRTDDPIELRVGTVGRPLPGFEAKIVDPDTGAELGDGQQGEFCGRGHGVMIGYYHQPDKTAAAIDRDGWLHTGDLGMRQPNGYYRITGRLNDMIIRGGENIYPREIEERLYEHPAVEEVQIVGVPDHRFGEEILAWIKFKRDQQATETELREYCRLGLAHFKVPRYWKFVDSFPTTVTGKIQKFKIREQGIEELGLQDEANIETA